In Oncorhynchus gorbuscha isolate QuinsamMale2020 ecotype Even-year linkage group LG08, OgorEven_v1.0, whole genome shotgun sequence, one genomic interval encodes:
- the LOC124041612 gene encoding zinc finger protein 572-like isoform X3 has product MLSSVSLRAQIASIIEVLSKAAVAEISKVVDDGIVVLRVEMCQRENEINVLKNNVQQLDSELRRARTRGIQARRRIHHGRSVAAENLGRGGPGKSGTTCVGRTSLEKLQSGGDGNERDEEDIRRADETRVKTEPGVELEQAKQSTERKDKGRLDAELSMYDRDSQQWMSSSQADNDMEMSHSEYLNSSGQNSQCLPDHSTVPPGKVEASCSSASFPGKPYVDVREDMISQLRQPQHYRQSDTLKRTSDGTVQSNPDPRSVLGFGSNYNTARRARTKRFCQVKKHFICTLCGKSFERYGHLERHLRIHTGEKPYSCDLCGRCFNQKSSLKGHLKTHRDGVEMLTEQPQLDKKPDVHPRPSENPEEQRAQASLAEEQPSSEDSEDEEGGRGQGLVVKAEREKEFKAQTINLSGHQHQQSTERPGYQDDPEYVMDERESQLCRSFTAERHNDNESGSVHPGCSFDGIKQQKSHPDSPSVQYNHRLFDGMHHHHGFYSSASREVELEHLSFQDEKNKLEMIEQEQYAGMALHARNREDGNGTILPRFQDRVPLPVVKETAMREYITEPNSKEGILFALGIDGFDSTEGSSATTDNTRNRCFICSICGKSFDRHSHFERHQRTHTGEKPYCCEICGKSFTQKSSLKAHQRLHTG; this is encoded by the exons ATGTTGAGCAGTGTTTCTCTACGGGCGCAGATCGCTTCCATCATAGAGGTACTTTCTAAAGCTGCGGTTGCAGAAATTAGCAAAGTAGTCGACGATGGTATAGTTGTGTTACGTGTGGAAATGTGTCAACGGGAAAATGAAATCAACGTTCTGAAAAATAATGTACAACAACTTGACAGCGAGCTTCGAAGAGCTCGAACTCGTGGGATTCAGGCTCGAAGACGCATTCATCATGGTCGATCAGTCGCTGCTGAGAATCTTGGGAGAGGAG GGCCGGGTAAAAGCGGTACTACTTGTGTCGGGAGGACCTCGCTTGAGAAACTGCAGTCTGGGGGGGATGGTAACGAAAGGGATGAAGAAGACATTCGACGTGCAGATGAGACTCGGGTGAAGACTGAGCCAGGAGTGGAGCTGGAACAAgcaaagcaaagtacagagagaaaggACAAAGGTCGTCTGGATGCTGAACTGTCAATGTATGACAGAGACAGCCAGCAGTGGATGTCCAGTTCACAAGCAGACAATGATATGGAGATGAGCCATTCAGAATATTTGAATAGTTCAGGGCAAAACTCCCAGTGTCTCCCTGATCACTCTACTGTACCTCCTGGAAAGGTGGAAGCGTCATGCAGCAGTGCTTCGTTTCCAGGGAAACCATATGTTGATGTCAGAGAGGATATGATTTCACAGCTCAGACAGCCACAACATTATCGGCAGTCGGACACACTCAAGAGAACAAGTGACGGCACAGTACAGTCGAACCCAGACCCTAGAAGTGTGTTGGGCTTTGGCTCAAATTATAATACTGCAAGGAGAGCGAGGACCAAGAGGTTTTGCCAGGTTAAGAAACACTTCATTTGCACActgtgtgggaagagttttgaaCGTTACGGCCATCTTGAAAGACATCTGCGAATTCATACGGGTGAGAAACCATACAGCTGTGACCTATGTGGAAGGTGTTTCAACCAGAAGAGTAGCCTCAAAGGGCATCTGAAGACTCACAGAG ATGGTGTTGAAATGCTAACGGAACAACCTCAACTTGATAAGAAGCCTGATGTCCATCCTAGACCCTCAGAGAACCCAGAGGAACAGAGGGCTCAGGCCTCACTTGCTGAAGAACAGCCTAGCTCTGaggacagtgaagatgaggaggggggaagggggcaggggttagtagtgaaagcggAGCGAGAGAAGGAGTTTAAAGCCCAGACAATCAATCTGTCTGGACATCAACACCAACAAAGCACAGAGCGACCAGGTTATCAGGATGACCCAGAGTATGTcatggatgagagggagagtcagCTGTGTAGATCTTTTACAGCAGAGAGGCACAATGATAACGAGTCTGGATCTGTACATCCAGGTTGCTCCTTCGATGGTATAAAGCAGCAGAAGTCCCACCCAGATTCGCCCAGTGTCCAATACAATCACCGTCTCTTTGATGGAATGCACCACCACCACGGGTTCTATTCGTCAGCTTCTAGAGAGGTGGAACTTGAACACTTGTCTTTTCAGGATGAGAAAAACAAGTTGGAAATGATTGAGCAAGAGCAGTATGCAGGAATGGCTCTACATGCAAGGAACCGAGAGGATGGCAATGGGACAATACTACCCAGGTTTCAGGACCGGGTACCACTACCTGTGGTGAAGGAAACGGCAATGAGAGAGTACATCACAGAACCAAACAGTAAAGAAGGCATTTTATTTGCCCTTGGTATAGACGGTTTTGACAGCACAGAGGGCAGCAGTGCCACCACAGACAACACAAGAAATAGATGTTTCATATGCTCCATTTGTGGAAAGAGTTTTGATCGCCATAGTCATTTTGAAAGACACCAGCGCACTCATACTGGTGAGAAACCCTACTGCTGTGAGATATGTGGTAAGAGTTTCACTCAGAAGAGCAGCCTGAAAGCTCATCAGAGACTTCATACAGGGTAG
- the LOC124041612 gene encoding zinc finger protein 420-like isoform X2 has product MLSSVSLRAQIASIIEVLSKAAVAEISKVVDDGIVVLRVEMCQRENEINVLKNNVQQLDSELRRARTRGIQARRRIHHGRSVAAENLGRGGPGKSGTTCVGRTSLEKLQSGGDGNERDEEDIRRADETRVKTEPGVELEQAKQSTERKDKGRLDAELSMYDRDSQQWMSSSQADNDMEMSHSEYLNSSGQNSQCLPDHSTVPPGKVEASCSSASFPGKPYVDVREDMISQLRQPQHYRQSDTLKRTSDGTVQSNPDPRSVLGFGSNYNTARRARTKRFCQVKKHFICTLCGKSFERYGHLERHLRIHTGEKPYSCDLCGRCFNQKSSLKGHLKTHRVSIDGEANNEEMPPLDRSQSEEEQCNKNNEVVQTPEIPVKSEPEEQKDASQTLNHKGEERTAGNAEELAANLSLCERGSQSWMSGSQADHDIETSNSEYFSTSGHKSQCLPDHSALNHVPGRVEASCSSASFPGKTYVDVREDMILQLRQQHYGHSDTLLIASDGTVQSDSQGMEGVTLNHSPIFSSFPRKVRTFQGVTKDKKCFICSFCGKVFERVGHLERHQRIHTGEKPYRCEICGRCFNQKSSLKGHLKTHRDGVEMLTEQPQLDKKPDVHPRPSENPEEQRAQASLAEEQPSSEDSEDEEGGRGQGLVVKAEREKEFKAQTINLSGHQHQQSTERPGYQDDPEYVMDERESQLCRSFTAERHNDNESGSVHPGCSFDGIKQQKSHPDSPSVQYNHRLFDGMHHHHGFYSSASREVELEHLSFQDEKNKLEMIEQEQYAGMALHARNREDGNGTILPRFQDRVPLPVVKETAMREYITEPNSKEGILFALGIDGFDSTEGSSATTDNTRNRCFICSICGKSFDRHSHFERHQRTHTGEKPYCCEICGKSFTQKSSLKAHQRLHTG; this is encoded by the exons ATGTTGAGCAGTGTTTCTCTACGGGCGCAGATCGCTTCCATCATAGAGGTACTTTCTAAAGCTGCGGTTGCAGAAATTAGCAAAGTAGTCGACGATGGTATAGTTGTGTTACGTGTGGAAATGTGTCAACGGGAAAATGAAATCAACGTTCTGAAAAATAATGTACAACAACTTGACAGCGAGCTTCGAAGAGCTCGAACTCGTGGGATTCAGGCTCGAAGACGCATTCATCATGGTCGATCAGTCGCTGCTGAGAATCTTGGGAGAGGAG GGCCGGGTAAAAGCGGTACTACTTGTGTCGGGAGGACCTCGCTTGAGAAACTGCAGTCTGGGGGGGATGGTAACGAAAGGGATGAAGAAGACATTCGACGTGCAGATGAGACTCGGGTGAAGACTGAGCCAGGAGTGGAGCTGGAACAAgcaaagcaaagtacagagagaaaggACAAAGGTCGTCTGGATGCTGAACTGTCAATGTATGACAGAGACAGCCAGCAGTGGATGTCCAGTTCACAAGCAGACAATGATATGGAGATGAGCCATTCAGAATATTTGAATAGTTCAGGGCAAAACTCCCAGTGTCTCCCTGATCACTCTACTGTACCTCCTGGAAAGGTGGAAGCGTCATGCAGCAGTGCTTCGTTTCCAGGGAAACCATATGTTGATGTCAGAGAGGATATGATTTCACAGCTCAGACAGCCACAACATTATCGGCAGTCGGACACACTCAAGAGAACAAGTGACGGCACAGTACAGTCGAACCCAGACCCTAGAAGTGTGTTGGGCTTTGGCTCAAATTATAATACTGCAAGGAGAGCGAGGACCAAGAGGTTTTGCCAGGTTAAGAAACACTTCATTTGCACActgtgtgggaagagttttgaaCGTTACGGCCATCTTGAAAGACATCTGCGAATTCATACGGGTGAGAAACCATACAGCTGTGACCTATGTGGAAGGTGTTTCAACCAGAAGAGTAGCCTCAAAGGGCATCTGAAGACTCACAGAG TGTCGATAGACGGAGAAGCTAACAACGAGGAGATGCCTCCCCTGGATAGAAGTCAGTCTGAGGAAGAGCAATGCAACAAAAATAATGAAGTGGTCCAAACTCCTGAGATACCTGTGAAGTCGGAACCAGAGGAGCAGAAGGATGCATCCCAGACACTGAATCATAAAGGAGAAGAACGGACTGCAGGAAACGCAGAAGAACTGGCTGCTAACTTGTcgttgtgtgagagagggagccAGTCGTGGATGTCCGGTTCACAAGCAGACCATGATATTGAGACAAGCAATTCAGAATATTTCAGCACTTCTGGTCACAAGTCACAGTGTCTCCCTGACCACTCAGCTTTAAATCATGTCCCAGGAAGGGTGGAAGCGTCATGCAGCAGTGCTTCATTTCCAGGAAAAACATATGTTGATGTCAGAGAGGATATGATTTTGCAGCTCAGACAGCAACATTATGGACATTCAGACACACTCTTGATAGCAAGTGACGGCACAGTACAGTCAGACTCACAGGGCATGGAAGGGGTTACACTGAACCATAGCCCTATCTTCTCTAGTTTTCCAAGGAAAGTGAGAACCTTCCAAGGAGTCACCAAGGACAAGAAGTGCTTCATCTGTTCATTCTGTGGGAAGGTCTTTGAGCGGGTTGGTCATCTGGAACGGCACCAGCGAATTCATACGGGTGAGAAACCGTACAGATGTGAAATATGCGGAAGGTGTTTCAACCAGAAGAGCAGCCTCAAAGGACATCTGAAGACTCACAGAG ATGGTGTTGAAATGCTAACGGAACAACCTCAACTTGATAAGAAGCCTGATGTCCATCCTAGACCCTCAGAGAACCCAGAGGAACAGAGGGCTCAGGCCTCACTTGCTGAAGAACAGCCTAGCTCTGaggacagtgaagatgaggaggggggaagggggcaggggttagtagtgaaagcggAGCGAGAGAAGGAGTTTAAAGCCCAGACAATCAATCTGTCTGGACATCAACACCAACAAAGCACAGAGCGACCAGGTTATCAGGATGACCCAGAGTATGTcatggatgagagggagagtcagCTGTGTAGATCTTTTACAGCAGAGAGGCACAATGATAACGAGTCTGGATCTGTACATCCAGGTTGCTCCTTCGATGGTATAAAGCAGCAGAAGTCCCACCCAGATTCGCCCAGTGTCCAATACAATCACCGTCTCTTTGATGGAATGCACCACCACCACGGGTTCTATTCGTCAGCTTCTAGAGAGGTGGAACTTGAACACTTGTCTTTTCAGGATGAGAAAAACAAGTTGGAAATGATTGAGCAAGAGCAGTATGCAGGAATGGCTCTACATGCAAGGAACCGAGAGGATGGCAATGGGACAATACTACCCAGGTTTCAGGACCGGGTACCACTACCTGTGGTGAAGGAAACGGCAATGAGAGAGTACATCACAGAACCAAACAGTAAAGAAGGCATTTTATTTGCCCTTGGTATAGACGGTTTTGACAGCACAGAGGGCAGCAGTGCCACCACAGACAACACAAGAAATAGATGTTTCATATGCTCCATTTGTGGAAAGAGTTTTGATCGCCATAGTCATTTTGAAAGACACCAGCGCACTCATACTGGTGAGAAACCCTACTGCTGTGAGATATGTGGTAAGAGTTTCACTCAGAAGAGCAGCCTGAAAGCTCATCAGAGACTTCATACAGGGTAG
- the LOC124041612 gene encoding zinc finger protein 420-like isoform X1, with translation MLSSVSLRAQIASIIEVLSKAAVAEISKVVDDGIVVLRVEMCQRENEINVLKNNVQQLDSELRRARTRGIQARRRIHHGRSVAAENLGRGGPGKSGTTCVGRTSLEKLQSGGDGNERDEEDIRRADETRVKTEPGVELEQAKQSTERKDKGRLDAELSMYDRDSQQWMSSSQADNDMEMSHSEYLNSSGQNSQCLPDHSTVPPGKVEASCSSASFPGKPYVDVREDMISQLRQPQHYRQSDTLKRTSDGTVQSNPDPRSVLGFGSNYNTARRARTKRFCQVKKHFICTLCGKSFERYGHLERHLRIHTGEKPYSCDLCGRCFNQKSSLKGHLKTHRVSIDGEANNEEMPPLDRSQSEEEQCNKNNEVVQTPEIPVKSEPEEQKDASQTLNHKGEERTAGNAEELAANLSLCERGSQSWMSGSQADHDIETSNSEYFSTSGHKSQCLPDHSALNHVPGRVEASCSSASFPGKTYVDVREDMILQLRQQHYGHSDTLLIASDGTVQSDSQGMEGVTLNHSPIFSSFPRKVRTFQGVTKDKKCFICSFCGKVFERVGHLERHQRIHTGEKPYRCEICGRCFNQKSSLKGHLKTHRADGVEMLTEQPQLDKKPDVHPRPSENPEEQRAQASLAEEQPSSEDSEDEEGGRGQGLVVKAEREKEFKAQTINLSGHQHQQSTERPGYQDDPEYVMDERESQLCRSFTAERHNDNESGSVHPGCSFDGIKQQKSHPDSPSVQYNHRLFDGMHHHHGFYSSASREVELEHLSFQDEKNKLEMIEQEQYAGMALHARNREDGNGTILPRFQDRVPLPVVKETAMREYITEPNSKEGILFALGIDGFDSTEGSSATTDNTRNRCFICSICGKSFDRHSHFERHQRTHTGEKPYCCEICGKSFTQKSSLKAHQRLHTG, from the exons ATGTTGAGCAGTGTTTCTCTACGGGCGCAGATCGCTTCCATCATAGAGGTACTTTCTAAAGCTGCGGTTGCAGAAATTAGCAAAGTAGTCGACGATGGTATAGTTGTGTTACGTGTGGAAATGTGTCAACGGGAAAATGAAATCAACGTTCTGAAAAATAATGTACAACAACTTGACAGCGAGCTTCGAAGAGCTCGAACTCGTGGGATTCAGGCTCGAAGACGCATTCATCATGGTCGATCAGTCGCTGCTGAGAATCTTGGGAGAGGAG GGCCGGGTAAAAGCGGTACTACTTGTGTCGGGAGGACCTCGCTTGAGAAACTGCAGTCTGGGGGGGATGGTAACGAAAGGGATGAAGAAGACATTCGACGTGCAGATGAGACTCGGGTGAAGACTGAGCCAGGAGTGGAGCTGGAACAAgcaaagcaaagtacagagagaaaggACAAAGGTCGTCTGGATGCTGAACTGTCAATGTATGACAGAGACAGCCAGCAGTGGATGTCCAGTTCACAAGCAGACAATGATATGGAGATGAGCCATTCAGAATATTTGAATAGTTCAGGGCAAAACTCCCAGTGTCTCCCTGATCACTCTACTGTACCTCCTGGAAAGGTGGAAGCGTCATGCAGCAGTGCTTCGTTTCCAGGGAAACCATATGTTGATGTCAGAGAGGATATGATTTCACAGCTCAGACAGCCACAACATTATCGGCAGTCGGACACACTCAAGAGAACAAGTGACGGCACAGTACAGTCGAACCCAGACCCTAGAAGTGTGTTGGGCTTTGGCTCAAATTATAATACTGCAAGGAGAGCGAGGACCAAGAGGTTTTGCCAGGTTAAGAAACACTTCATTTGCACActgtgtgggaagagttttgaaCGTTACGGCCATCTTGAAAGACATCTGCGAATTCATACGGGTGAGAAACCATACAGCTGTGACCTATGTGGAAGGTGTTTCAACCAGAAGAGTAGCCTCAAAGGGCATCTGAAGACTCACAGAG TGTCGATAGACGGAGAAGCTAACAACGAGGAGATGCCTCCCCTGGATAGAAGTCAGTCTGAGGAAGAGCAATGCAACAAAAATAATGAAGTGGTCCAAACTCCTGAGATACCTGTGAAGTCGGAACCAGAGGAGCAGAAGGATGCATCCCAGACACTGAATCATAAAGGAGAAGAACGGACTGCAGGAAACGCAGAAGAACTGGCTGCTAACTTGTcgttgtgtgagagagggagccAGTCGTGGATGTCCGGTTCACAAGCAGACCATGATATTGAGACAAGCAATTCAGAATATTTCAGCACTTCTGGTCACAAGTCACAGTGTCTCCCTGACCACTCAGCTTTAAATCATGTCCCAGGAAGGGTGGAAGCGTCATGCAGCAGTGCTTCATTTCCAGGAAAAACATATGTTGATGTCAGAGAGGATATGATTTTGCAGCTCAGACAGCAACATTATGGACATTCAGACACACTCTTGATAGCAAGTGACGGCACAGTACAGTCAGACTCACAGGGCATGGAAGGGGTTACACTGAACCATAGCCCTATCTTCTCTAGTTTTCCAAGGAAAGTGAGAACCTTCCAAGGAGTCACCAAGGACAAGAAGTGCTTCATCTGTTCATTCTGTGGGAAGGTCTTTGAGCGGGTTGGTCATCTGGAACGGCACCAGCGAATTCATACGGGTGAGAAACCGTACAGATGTGAAATATGCGGAAGGTGTTTCAACCAGAAGAGCAGCCTCAAAGGACATCTGAAGACTCACAGAG CAGATGGTGTTGAAATGCTAACGGAACAACCTCAACTTGATAAGAAGCCTGATGTCCATCCTAGACCCTCAGAGAACCCAGAGGAACAGAGGGCTCAGGCCTCACTTGCTGAAGAACAGCCTAGCTCTGaggacagtgaagatgaggaggggggaagggggcaggggttagtagtgaaagcggAGCGAGAGAAGGAGTTTAAAGCCCAGACAATCAATCTGTCTGGACATCAACACCAACAAAGCACAGAGCGACCAGGTTATCAGGATGACCCAGAGTATGTcatggatgagagggagagtcagCTGTGTAGATCTTTTACAGCAGAGAGGCACAATGATAACGAGTCTGGATCTGTACATCCAGGTTGCTCCTTCGATGGTATAAAGCAGCAGAAGTCCCACCCAGATTCGCCCAGTGTCCAATACAATCACCGTCTCTTTGATGGAATGCACCACCACCACGGGTTCTATTCGTCAGCTTCTAGAGAGGTGGAACTTGAACACTTGTCTTTTCAGGATGAGAAAAACAAGTTGGAAATGATTGAGCAAGAGCAGTATGCAGGAATGGCTCTACATGCAAGGAACCGAGAGGATGGCAATGGGACAATACTACCCAGGTTTCAGGACCGGGTACCACTACCTGTGGTGAAGGAAACGGCAATGAGAGAGTACATCACAGAACCAAACAGTAAAGAAGGCATTTTATTTGCCCTTGGTATAGACGGTTTTGACAGCACAGAGGGCAGCAGTGCCACCACAGACAACACAAGAAATAGATGTTTCATATGCTCCATTTGTGGAAAGAGTTTTGATCGCCATAGTCATTTTGAAAGACACCAGCGCACTCATACTGGTGAGAAACCCTACTGCTGTGAGATATGTGGTAAGAGTTTCACTCAGAAGAGCAGCCTGAAAGCTCATCAGAGACTTCATACAGGGTAG